The following are encoded in a window of Lactobacillus panisapium genomic DNA:
- a CDS encoding calcium-translocating P-type ATPase, PMCA-type: MPQSFYNQSVESVEKELSTTCKLGLSPEQVKQLQEKDGPNSLASKKKTSLFQRFIAQFKDFMIIVLIVAALLSGFVAQEWTDAAIIMIVVILNAVLGVFQEARSEEAINALKKMATPNAHVRRNGQVVEIPSTQLVQGDIVLLEAGDVVPADLRLTVTKSLKIEESALTGESVPVDKENGIIAEDKVALADQDNMAFANTNVTYGRGEGIVTQIGMNTEVGKIATMLNNTDETDTPLKRNLNQLGKTLTIMILIICAVVFVVGFFTKQGTEPTQKLAIDMFLVAVSLAVAAIPEGLPAIVTIILALGTQVMAKHNSIVRKLPAVETLGATDIICSDKTGTLTQNKMTVEQVYYDNQDHKAAQPIAANTPALMAMVLANDSKLDDNDRLLGDPTETALIQYALDQKIPVHQMLTDYQRLQEVPFDSERKLMSTVNRDGAQYFVAVKGAPDQLLKRVTKIEQNGQITAISAQQKEAILEANQKMAKNALRVLGLAYKNIDQLYDEPTTDNVEQDLVFAGLVGMIDPERPEAKKAIVEAHEAGIRTVMITGDFQVTAQAIAERLGILKPGQDERVVTGAQLDEISDDYLQEHVPDYSVYARVSPEHKVRIVKAWQARGKIVAMTGDGVNDAPSLKQADIGIGMGITGTEVSKGASDMILADDNFATIVEAVKQGRKVFSNIQKAILYLMSCNVGEVLTVFMMTMLGWDILAPVQLLWINLVTDTLPAIALGLEPVEQGIMKRAPRGRKSNFFSGGVSSSIVYQGILEGLLVLTTYQLGLNFGPHMDNANLQHADALTMAFLTLGLIQLFHAFNSKYIHQSIFSKHTFSNKWFNWAIVISAVVMAAVELPFMTKFFDVTELNGLQWLIVLAAGICMIIIVEIVKFCQRQAGQK, from the coding sequence ATGCCCCAGAGTTTTTATAATCAGTCAGTAGAAAGTGTTGAAAAAGAACTGTCAACAACTTGCAAACTGGGTTTGAGCCCAGAACAAGTAAAGCAATTGCAAGAAAAAGACGGTCCAAATAGTTTGGCAAGTAAGAAGAAAACGAGCCTGTTTCAACGATTCATCGCCCAGTTTAAGGACTTTATGATTATCGTTTTGATTGTAGCAGCATTACTATCTGGTTTTGTTGCACAAGAATGGACAGACGCAGCAATTATTATGATTGTCGTGATTTTGAATGCAGTCTTGGGCGTGTTCCAAGAAGCTCGTTCGGAAGAGGCCATTAATGCCTTAAAGAAAATGGCTACACCTAATGCGCATGTGCGGCGTAATGGGCAAGTAGTTGAAATCCCAAGTACGCAGCTAGTGCAAGGTGATATTGTCTTACTTGAAGCTGGTGATGTTGTTCCAGCAGATTTACGCTTAACGGTCACTAAAAGCTTAAAGATTGAAGAGTCGGCTTTAACCGGTGAATCTGTTCCAGTTGATAAAGAAAATGGAATAATTGCTGAAGATAAGGTGGCCCTTGCTGATCAAGACAACATGGCTTTTGCCAATACCAATGTTACTTATGGCCGTGGAGAAGGAATTGTCACCCAAATTGGGATGAACACCGAAGTCGGTAAGATTGCCACAATGCTTAACAATACCGATGAAACAGATACGCCATTGAAGCGTAACCTTAATCAATTGGGTAAGACGCTGACAATCATGATTTTAATCATTTGCGCAGTTGTCTTTGTGGTCGGCTTTTTCACCAAGCAAGGAACCGAACCAACACAAAAATTAGCAATCGATATGTTCTTAGTTGCTGTTTCACTTGCGGTTGCGGCCATTCCTGAAGGCTTGCCCGCAATTGTAACCATTATTTTGGCTCTAGGAACCCAAGTAATGGCTAAACACAATTCAATTGTGCGTAAATTGCCAGCAGTTGAAACACTGGGCGCTACTGATATTATTTGTTCAGATAAAACGGGAACTTTAACTCAAAATAAAATGACAGTTGAGCAAGTTTACTATGATAATCAGGATCACAAAGCTGCCCAGCCAATTGCTGCTAATACTCCAGCATTGATGGCAATGGTCTTAGCAAATGATTCTAAATTAGATGATAATGATCGTTTGCTCGGTGATCCAACTGAAACAGCCCTTATTCAATATGCGCTAGATCAAAAGATTCCGGTTCACCAAATGTTAACCGATTATCAACGACTGCAGGAAGTTCCGTTTGATTCAGAGCGGAAGTTAATGAGTACGGTTAATCGAGACGGTGCGCAATACTTTGTTGCTGTAAAGGGTGCTCCTGATCAATTGCTCAAACGGGTAACCAAAATTGAGCAGAACGGTCAGATCACTGCAATTTCAGCGCAGCAGAAAGAAGCAATTTTAGAAGCTAACCAGAAAATGGCCAAAAATGCTTTGCGTGTCTTAGGATTAGCCTATAAAAATATTGACCAGTTATATGATGAGCCAACAACTGATAATGTTGAACAGGATCTAGTTTTTGCTGGCTTAGTTGGAATGATTGACCCTGAACGTCCGGAAGCAAAGAAGGCAATCGTTGAAGCTCACGAAGCTGGAATCAGAACGGTAATGATTACCGGTGACTTCCAAGTTACTGCGCAAGCAATTGCTGAGCGTTTAGGAATCTTGAAGCCAGGCCAAGATGAACGAGTTGTGACAGGTGCACAACTTGATGAAATCAGTGATGACTACTTGCAAGAACATGTTCCAGACTACAGTGTTTATGCCCGTGTATCACCTGAGCATAAGGTTCGCATTGTTAAAGCTTGGCAAGCTCGCGGCAAAATCGTGGCTATGACTGGCGATGGTGTTAATGATGCGCCGAGTTTAAAACAGGCTGATATTGGTATTGGCATGGGAATTACTGGAACTGAAGTTTCAAAAGGTGCTAGTGACATGATTTTGGCTGACGATAATTTTGCCACAATCGTTGAAGCCGTTAAGCAAGGTCGTAAAGTTTTCAGCAATATTCAAAAAGCAATTCTATACCTAATGAGCTGTAATGTTGGTGAAGTCTTGACCGTCTTCATGATGACAATGCTTGGTTGGGATATTCTGGCACCCGTACAGCTGCTTTGGATTAACTTAGTTACCGATACATTACCAGCGATTGCTCTTGGCCTTGAGCCAGTCGAACAAGGCATAATGAAACGGGCACCGCGTGGACGAAAGTCCAACTTCTTTAGTGGCGGCGTTTCTAGTTCGATTGTTTACCAAGGAATTCTGGAAGGACTGCTAGTTTTGACAACTTACCAGTTAGGGTTAAACTTTGGTCCGCATATGGATAATGCCAATTTGCAGCATGCAGATGCGTTAACAATGGCATTTTTGACCCTGGGACTAATTCAACTGTTCCATGCCTTTAATTCGAAATATATTCACCAGTCAATCTTTTCTAAACATACTTTTAGTAATAAGTGGTTTAACTGGGCAATTGTTATTTCGGCGGTGGTAATGGCTGCTGTTGAATTGCCATTTATGACGAAATTCTTTGATGTTACGGAATTAAATGGTTTACAATGGCTCATTGTTCTTGCAGCTGGTATTTGCATGATTATCATTGTTGAAATTGTTAAATTCTGCCAGCGCCAAGCAGGGCAAAAGTAA
- a CDS encoding GAF domain-containing protein, producing MDKANNYQMLLKQAQSLLKDEHDLIANMSNLSALLYNNLPDVSYAGFYRYQNDELLLGPFQGPIACMHIALGKGVCGTAAASHEIQIVPDVHQFSGHIACDSATNSEIVLPIMQDQKLIAVLDLDSKKFNRFDKTDATYLAQIGACIIN from the coding sequence ATGGATAAAGCAAATAATTATCAGATGTTACTTAAGCAGGCTCAGAGTCTGCTTAAAGACGAACACGACCTAATTGCCAATATGAGTAATCTTAGTGCACTGCTCTACAATAATTTACCTGATGTCAGTTATGCCGGTTTTTACCGTTACCAAAATGACGAATTGTTGTTAGGACCATTTCAGGGACCAATTGCCTGTATGCATATTGCGCTGGGTAAAGGTGTTTGCGGAACAGCGGCTGCTAGCCATGAAATTCAAATAGTTCCTGATGTGCATCAATTTTCAGGACATATTGCCTGTGATTCAGCCACCAATTCAGAAATTGTCTTGCCAATTATGCAGGACCAAAAGCTAATTGCGGTTTTAGACCTTGATAGTAAAAAGTTCAATCGTTTCGACAAAACCGATGCCACTTATTTAGCCCAAATAGGCGCTTGTATCATCAATTAA
- a CDS encoding amino acid ABC transporter ATP-binding protein, whose protein sequence is MSMIEFHDVQKYYGHFHALHDINLEIDEGETVVLIGPSGSGKSTLVRTVNGLESIQEGKLIVNGHDLSDPKTNLNILRRDVGMVFQHFNLYKNKDVLENIMLAPRIVSHIPEEENKKQAMELLEMVGLEKWAHNMPSQISGGQKQRVAIARTLAMKPKLILYDEPTSALDPEMIDDVLQVIKKVTNESGMTSLIVTHEMGFAKEVANRVIFMDKGQIVEDDDTTSFFKQPKTVRAQQFLSKIISH, encoded by the coding sequence ATGTCGATGATAGAGTTCCATGACGTGCAAAAATATTATGGCCATTTTCATGCACTGCACGACATTAATTTAGAGATTGATGAAGGAGAAACGGTGGTTCTAATTGGGCCTTCTGGCTCAGGTAAGAGTACTTTAGTTCGAACCGTAAACGGCCTAGAATCAATTCAAGAAGGTAAATTGATCGTAAACGGACACGATTTATCTGATCCCAAGACTAACTTAAATATTTTACGTAGAGATGTTGGCATGGTTTTCCAGCATTTTAACTTATACAAAAATAAAGATGTTCTTGAAAATATTATGTTAGCTCCACGGATTGTCAGTCACATTCCAGAAGAAGAGAACAAAAAACAAGCAATGGAATTGCTTGAAATGGTCGGTCTGGAAAAGTGGGCACACAATATGCCATCACAAATTTCTGGTGGTCAAAAGCAACGTGTTGCAATTGCGCGAACACTAGCAATGAAGCCTAAACTTATTTTATATGATGAACCAACAAGTGCACTTGATCCTGAAATGATCGATGACGTTCTACAAGTTATTAAAAAGGTAACTAATGAGAGCGGAATGACTTCCCTAATCGTTACTCATGAGATGGGTTTTGCTAAAGAAGTTGCTAACCGGGTTATCTTTATGGATAAAGGTCAAATTGTTGAAGACGATGATACTACAAGCTTTTTCAAACAACCTAAGACGGTTCGAGCACAACAATTTTTGAGTAAAATTATCTCTCACTAA
- a CDS encoding transporter substrate-binding domain-containing protein — translation MKKKFWLFPLLACILMLTGCGKSLSDQSVLDNVKQSNTITWGVKGDVRLFGLIDVRDGQQKGFDVDMAKAITKHILGPKGRAEFVTTTSQSRVPLLKNGNIDAVIATMSITPERKKVISFSKSYFDAGQSLLVPKSSKIRSTKDLNGKTVIGVVGSNSVDNIKKAAPKAKVIELQDYAQAMNALKSGQGDALTTDNGILFGLAVQNPGYEVRGGTFTVEPYGVAVDKGQTGFTKAVDKAVLEMQHSGEYNRLIKKWFGDVPGFNYKELYRR, via the coding sequence ATGAAAAAAAAGTTTTGGCTGTTTCCTTTATTAGCGTGTATCTTGATGTTGACCGGCTGTGGCAAAAGTTTGAGCGATCAATCTGTTTTAGATAATGTCAAGCAGTCAAATACGATCACCTGGGGTGTAAAGGGTGATGTTAGATTATTTGGCTTGATTGATGTCCGCGATGGTCAACAAAAAGGCTTTGACGTTGATATGGCTAAGGCTATCACTAAGCATATTCTCGGTCCGAAGGGACGTGCTGAATTTGTTACCACCACTTCACAATCGAGAGTTCCGCTATTAAAAAATGGCAATATTGATGCGGTGATTGCGACGATGTCGATTACGCCTGAGCGGAAAAAAGTAATTTCATTTTCGAAGTCTTACTTTGATGCTGGGCAATCACTACTTGTTCCCAAGAGTTCAAAAATAAGAAGCACTAAGGATTTAAATGGTAAGACCGTTATCGGGGTAGTCGGTTCTAATTCAGTTGATAACATTAAAAAGGCTGCGCCGAAAGCGAAAGTAATCGAACTGCAAGATTATGCTCAGGCAATGAACGCATTGAAATCAGGTCAGGGTGACGCTTTGACAACTGATAATGGTATTTTGTTTGGTTTGGCAGTTCAAAACCCAGGATATGAAGTTCGAGGTGGTACGTTTACTGTTGAACCTTATGGTGTTGCAGTTGATAAGGGACAAACCGGATTCACTAAGGCTGTTGATAAGGCAGTTCTTGAAATGCAGCATAGTGGTGAATACAATCGCTTGATTAAAAAGTGGTTCGGCGACGTTCCAGGATTTAATTATAAGGAGCTGTATCGCCGATGA
- a CDS encoding amino acid ABC transporter permease — protein sequence MINIFTKFSGQLLVGLGWTVFSSVIALFFSLIIGTIFAIMEVVPSKVARVIGRAYVEILRNIPLLVITMFFYLVIPMYVVKINGFTAGTIGLTLYTSAFIAETIRSGIQSVSGGQMEGARSTGMTYWQAMRYIILPQAFKIVIPPLGNQFVNLVKNSSVLAFVAGFDLMYQANSIASTTFDTINSYLVVGVLYLIITLPLSYYMQHLEKKLA from the coding sequence ATGATTAACATTTTTACAAAATTTAGTGGCCAACTGCTCGTTGGATTAGGCTGGACCGTATTTTCCAGTGTGATTGCATTGTTTTTCAGTTTAATAATTGGAACAATTTTCGCAATTATGGAAGTAGTTCCGAGTAAAGTAGCACGCGTTATTGGACGTGCGTATGTTGAAATTTTACGTAATATTCCGCTATTAGTTATTACCATGTTCTTTTATTTGGTTATTCCAATGTACGTGGTTAAGATTAATGGTTTTACAGCGGGAACAATTGGCTTAACGCTTTACACTTCCGCATTTATTGCTGAAACCATTCGTTCAGGTATTCAATCTGTCTCTGGCGGACAGATGGAGGGTGCACGTTCTACCGGTATGACATACTGGCAGGCAATGCGTTATATTATTTTGCCGCAAGCATTTAAAATTGTAATTCCACCATTAGGAAATCAGTTTGTTAACTTGGTTAAAAATTCGTCGGTTCTGGCATTTGTGGCTGGATTTGATTTGATGTATCAAGCAAACTCGATTGCTTCAACAACTTTTGATACTATTAACAGCTATCTAGTAGTTGGAGTTTTATATTTAATTATCACGTTGCCGCTTAGTTACTACATGCAGCATTTAGAGAAGAAATTAGCCTAA
- a CDS encoding amino acid ABC transporter permease yields MQNWINAFSWLNMRFLLMGLWVTIYISVISVILSFIFGSILGIIRYSKIKYVSKIVGFIIDIIRNVPLLLIIFFTYFGLPNFGFRPETIPAAIIAMTVFESSMLAEIVRSGIQSVSGGQMEGARSTGMSFVQALWHVVLPQAYKNMVPTIISQFVSLIKDTSLATIIVVPEMMQHAQVIYGQNANYILPMFAALAVLYFIVCFTLSIIGNVIGKHLT; encoded by the coding sequence ATGCAAAATTGGATTAACGCCTTTTCGTGGCTAAACATGCGCTTTTTATTGATGGGCCTCTGGGTAACGATTTATATTTCTGTAATTTCGGTTATTTTGAGTTTCATCTTTGGGTCAATTCTGGGTATTATTAGATATTCGAAAATTAAGTACGTTTCAAAGATTGTCGGTTTCATAATCGATATTATCCGTAATGTACCCTTGCTGTTAATCATCTTCTTTACCTACTTTGGGTTGCCCAATTTTGGCTTCAGACCGGAAACAATTCCTGCTGCCATTATTGCGATGACAGTTTTTGAATCAAGTATGCTAGCAGAAATTGTTAGGTCAGGGATTCAATCAGTCTCAGGTGGTCAAATGGAAGGTGCTAGATCGACTGGAATGTCCTTTGTTCAAGCACTCTGGCACGTTGTTTTACCACAAGCTTATAAAAACATGGTACCAACAATTATTAGTCAGTTTGTTTCACTGATTAAGGACACATCACTGGCCACAATCATTGTGGTGCCAGAAATGATGCAACACGCACAAGTTATTTATGGTCAAAATGCCAACTATATTCTACCGATGTTTGCGGCTTTAGCAGTACTTTACTTTATCGTCTGCTTTACCCTGTCAATCATTGGTAACGTAATCGGAAAGCATTTGACTTAA
- a CDS encoding SIS domain-containing protein codes for MKKEYQQEIKNAVAACQKVAGINHIYFAACGGSMAFMQPAEYIINRECDIPATILPAREFTSRNPHALNEHSIVVTCSHSGSTPETNEAAKFAKKKGALTIGIAFTPDSALEKNSDYTLHYSWGKGTDAADLNTGVLYGFIFSFLKAITGDAKYAKAIAALDDLEKMAERTRQQFGETAKKWTSELKREKLIYAVGSGINAGETYSFAACWLQEMQWINSSYINSAEYFHGPFEITDFDVPFIICEGMGVTRQMDARVVDFAQKHSDKVYVIDNAKYDMHEVDDEFKEYYSQILSGVVFRMLAEGFSYERGHSLESRRYMWHLDY; via the coding sequence ATGAAAAAAGAATATCAGCAAGAAATAAAAAATGCAGTTGCAGCTTGTCAAAAGGTTGCAGGCATTAATCATATTTATTTTGCCGCCTGTGGTGGTTCCATGGCTTTCATGCAACCCGCAGAATATATCATTAACAGAGAATGTGATATTCCGGCAACTATTTTGCCAGCACGCGAATTTACTAGTCGCAATCCTCATGCTCTGAATGAGCATAGTATCGTTGTGACTTGTTCACATTCTGGTAGTACGCCCGAAACCAATGAAGCTGCCAAATTTGCTAAGAAAAAAGGTGCTTTAACAATTGGCATTGCTTTTACCCCTGATTCAGCTTTAGAAAAAAATTCTGATTATACTTTGCACTACAGCTGGGGCAAAGGAACGGATGCTGCGGATTTAAACACAGGCGTCTTGTATGGTTTTATTTTTAGCTTTTTAAAAGCAATCACTGGTGATGCAAAATACGCCAAAGCAATAGCTGCACTTGATGACTTAGAAAAGATGGCTGAAAGAACGCGGCAACAATTTGGTGAAACGGCTAAGAAATGGACTAGTGAGTTGAAGCGAGAGAAGTTGATTTATGCCGTTGGTTCCGGAATTAATGCCGGAGAAACTTATTCTTTTGCTGCATGTTGGCTGCAAGAAATGCAGTGGATAAACAGTAGCTACATTAATTCTGCAGAATACTTCCACGGACCTTTTGAAATTACTGACTTCGATGTTCCATTTATCATTTGTGAGGGCATGGGCGTGACAAGACAAATGGACGCGCGCGTAGTAGATTTTGCCCAAAAGCACAGTGATAAAGTTTACGTGATTGATAATGCTAAATACGACATGCATGAAGTTGATGACGAATTTAAAGAGTACTATTCACAAATCTTGTCTGGGGTTGTTTTCCGAATGTTGGCAGAAGGCTTTTCATACGAAAGAGGACATTCATTAGAATCACGTCGCTATATGTGGCATTTAGACTATTAA
- a CDS encoding PfkB family carbohydrate kinase, whose translation MKIISIGDNVADTYVKQRVYFPGGNCVNVAVDAKKAGAETSAYLGILGDDDRAEHIEKALQQEKVELVNCRKAYAPTAQPRVILTDEGDRTFVAGPQNSALHLLALRLTQADFATIDQFDVVHAGIDSGIDEYLPELHQRVKVSFDFSISLDKDYFKKTLPQVDYAFFSGEEMSDSEVVEFAQKYLTLGPEVIVITRGAKPAFLLTSQESYYQEPQLIKVVDTMGAGDSFIAGFLVSYLNKNNLHEAAEAASKNAAATCQLSGGFGHQKSF comes from the coding sequence ATGAAAATAATATCGATTGGTGATAACGTTGCCGATACTTATGTTAAGCAGCGAGTTTATTTTCCCGGAGGTAATTGTGTTAATGTTGCGGTTGATGCTAAAAAAGCAGGAGCAGAAACTTCTGCGTATTTGGGCATTTTAGGTGATGATGATCGTGCTGAACACATTGAAAAAGCGCTTCAACAAGAAAAAGTTGAGCTGGTTAATTGTCGTAAGGCATACGCTCCCACAGCTCAACCACGAGTAATTCTCACTGATGAAGGCGACCGTACTTTTGTTGCAGGACCACAAAATTCAGCTCTGCACTTATTGGCTCTAAGGCTCACACAAGCCGATTTTGCCACAATTGATCAATTTGATGTTGTTCACGCTGGGATTGATTCAGGAATTGACGAATATTTACCTGAATTACATCAACGAGTTAAAGTTTCCTTTGATTTTTCTATTTCTCTGGATAAGGACTACTTTAAAAAGACCTTGCCACAAGTTGATTATGCTTTCTTTTCAGGCGAAGAGATGTCTGATAGCGAAGTCGTAGAATTTGCTCAGAAGTACTTAACTTTAGGCCCTGAGGTCATTGTGATTACCAGAGGTGCCAAGCCGGCTTTTCTGCTAACTTCACAAGAATCTTATTATCAAGAACCGCAACTAATTAAGGTTGTTGACACAATGGGAGCCGGTGACAGTTTTATAGCCGGATTCCTAGTTAGTTACTTAAATAAAAATAATTTACATGAAGCGGCAGAAGCGGCAAGCAAGAATGCAGCTGCGACCTGCCAATTATCTGGTGGTTTTGGTCATCAGAAATCTTTTTAG
- a CDS encoding peptide ABC transporter substrate-binding protein, translating to MKKGAIIATAAACFSMLLTGCQNKATSNANNQSKITIVQNAPVDSLDPILAYQNTSSIVVANTTEGLYTIDANDKPRLGLASKVETSNHGLTKTFTIRDDAKWSNGTPITANDFVFAWRRLSNPKNASAFNFQPGAAGIKNADDIVAGKKPVSSLGVKAKGSKTLVVELDHVVPYMNKLLAFSDFAPVNQKYFDQTGKKFAQDANHLISSGPYKLKDWKLGDNTIQLVKNNKYWDAKNVKVNNVKIDVIADPEKAAIAFENGSADYVHLSGQLVAKYRKDKNFVNEVGNFTQYLMFNMKKPGLNNENLRKAISTSINRKEITSHILKDGSIPAHSMVMKDLVQNPANGKDFADESTTNLSAYDPAAAKQYWNKAKSKTDLRSFTLLYDDSDPAYANVAAYVKAQVEKNLPGMKVNLQQVSKKTRLDKMAKETYDVTLTRWGPDYADPTAILSMYQSKNDSNYGKWSNSEFDQLLAQANKTTDKSKRYQLLLKANNILIDSASCPPLYQIGAPVLKRANIKNLPMHIAGVPFFFKYAVIK from the coding sequence ATGAAAAAAGGCGCAATTATCGCTACAGCAGCGGCGTGTTTCAGCATGCTCTTAACGGGCTGTCAAAATAAAGCTACTTCAAATGCGAATAACCAATCGAAAATTACCATTGTCCAAAATGCTCCCGTTGATTCGTTAGATCCAATCTTGGCTTACCAAAATACGTCATCGATTGTTGTTGCAAATACAACCGAAGGTCTGTACACGATTGATGCTAATGACAAGCCACGCTTGGGTTTGGCATCTAAAGTTGAAACAAGTAATCATGGTCTTACCAAGACTTTTACAATTCGTGACGATGCCAAATGGTCAAACGGCACGCCAATTACTGCCAATGACTTTGTCTTTGCATGGCGCCGTTTATCTAATCCTAAAAATGCTTCAGCTTTTAATTTTCAACCTGGTGCAGCCGGAATTAAAAATGCCGATGATATCGTAGCTGGGAAAAAGCCGGTTAGTTCGTTAGGAGTTAAGGCAAAAGGATCGAAAACATTAGTTGTCGAACTAGACCATGTTGTTCCGTATATGAATAAGTTGTTGGCATTCAGTGACTTTGCTCCGGTTAATCAAAAGTACTTTGACCAAACCGGCAAAAAGTTTGCTCAAGATGCTAATCACCTAATTTCTTCGGGACCGTACAAGCTTAAGGATTGGAAATTGGGTGATAATACAATTCAACTGGTCAAGAATAATAAATACTGGGATGCTAAAAATGTGAAGGTCAATAACGTTAAGATTGATGTAATTGCCGATCCAGAAAAAGCAGCAATTGCCTTTGAAAACGGTAGTGCAGATTATGTTCATTTAAGTGGCCAATTGGTTGCCAAGTACCGTAAGGATAAGAATTTTGTTAATGAAGTTGGTAATTTTACGCAGTACCTAATGTTTAACATGAAAAAGCCAGGTCTAAATAACGAAAACTTGCGTAAAGCTATCTCTACCAGTATTAACCGAAAGGAAATTACTTCGCACATTTTAAAGGACGGTTCTATTCCAGCGCACTCCATGGTTATGAAGGACTTAGTCCAAAATCCTGCTAACGGGAAAGATTTTGCGGATGAATCGACCACTAATTTATCTGCTTATGATCCAGCTGCCGCAAAACAATATTGGAACAAGGCCAAAAGCAAGACTGATTTAAGATCGTTCACTTTACTTTATGATGATAGTGATCCTGCTTACGCCAATGTTGCTGCCTATGTAAAAGCACAAGTCGAGAAGAATTTACCAGGGATGAAAGTTAACTTGCAGCAAGTTTCTAAGAAAACTCGTCTTGACAAAATGGCCAAAGAAACCTATGACGTAACGCTTACACGGTGGGGGCCAGACTATGCTGATCCAACGGCTATTTTGAGCATGTATCAATCAAAAAACGACAGTAATTACGGCAAGTGGTCTAATTCAGAGTTTGATCAGTTATTAGCACAAGCAAATAAGACGACCGACAAGTCTAAGAGATACCAACTTTTGCTTAAGGCCAACAATATCTTAATTGACAGCGCTTCGTGTCCACCGCTGTATCAAATTGGTGCTCCTGTTTTAAAGAGAGCTAATATTAAGAACTTACCGATGCACATTGCTGGTGTACCATTCTTCTTTAAGTACGCAGTAATAAAGTAA